A genomic stretch from Schaalia odontolytica includes:
- a CDS encoding 6-phosphofructokinase — protein sequence MSTVRIGVLTSGGDAQGMNAAVRAVVRTALARGAQPYAIYEGWQGACMGGDSIKRMEWSDVSSILAEGGTVIGTARSADFRTYEGRHRAAANLLEHGIDHLVVIGGDGSLSGTNEFRGEWAQHVAELAAEGIISPETAAAHPALIIVGIVGSIDNDMVGTDMTIGADTALHRILDAIDQLTSTAASHQRTFVVEVMGRHCGYLPLMAAVAGGADYVFTPEDPAGPGWQDDLAEHLRLGREAGRRESIVLVAEGAYDRDGNELSTQLIADTIQERTGEDARVTILGHVQRGGAPSAYDRWMSTLLGYAAVQEILESTAEDAPVILGVRRNRITRIPLMKAVHDTRAVKDLIAAGDYAAAQASRGSSFSSMVGINQILSTPPQLTPEPTGEIKRVAILHAGGLAPGMNTAARVAVRLGIARGWKMLGVDGSWSGLADDRVRELSWSDVEGWAFKGGAELGTKRDIPPVEQFYALGRAIERNDIDALLVIGGMNAYLGVHAITSEKDRYPAFQIPMLLIPASIDNNLPGCELAIGTDTAINNATWAIDRIKESAAASKRCFIAETMGRRCGYLTLMSALSSGAEYMYINEESPSLEQIAADADRMVSSFKSGRRLFLTLVNESASQYYDREFLADVFNAESEGIYDVRHMALGHMQQGGSPSPYDRLLATRLVARAFGQLVDQFERGDRGAYYIGQVGSAVEARPVKNMFDDLDIENRRPFVQWWRDLIPVQRIVSLQNPGIEATPIRIDDPVA from the coding sequence ATGAGCACAGTTCGTATTGGTGTCCTCACGTCGGGCGGTGACGCCCAGGGAATGAATGCGGCCGTTCGCGCAGTTGTGCGCACGGCGCTGGCGCGTGGCGCGCAGCCCTATGCGATCTATGAAGGTTGGCAGGGGGCCTGCATGGGTGGCGATTCCATCAAGAGGATGGAGTGGTCGGACGTCTCCTCGATCCTGGCCGAAGGTGGCACGGTGATCGGTACGGCCCGCAGCGCCGACTTCCGCACATACGAGGGGCGTCACCGCGCTGCCGCGAACCTGCTCGAGCACGGCATCGATCACCTCGTCGTGATTGGTGGCGATGGTTCCCTGTCGGGCACGAACGAGTTCCGTGGCGAGTGGGCGCAGCATGTCGCCGAGCTGGCTGCCGAGGGCATCATCTCGCCTGAGACCGCTGCTGCACACCCGGCCCTCATCATCGTCGGCATCGTCGGCTCGATCGACAACGACATGGTGGGCACGGACATGACGATCGGTGCCGACACCGCTCTGCACCGCATCCTGGACGCCATCGACCAGCTGACCAGTACAGCCGCCTCGCACCAGCGCACGTTCGTCGTCGAGGTCATGGGACGTCACTGCGGTTATCTGCCCCTCATGGCCGCCGTCGCGGGCGGTGCCGACTACGTGTTCACGCCCGAGGATCCGGCGGGCCCGGGCTGGCAGGATGACCTGGCCGAACACCTGCGACTGGGTCGCGAGGCGGGGCGGCGCGAGTCCATCGTCCTGGTGGCTGAAGGGGCTTACGACCGCGACGGAAACGAGCTGTCGACGCAGTTGATCGCCGACACGATCCAGGAACGTACTGGCGAGGATGCCCGCGTGACGATCCTTGGCCACGTGCAGCGAGGTGGCGCCCCATCGGCCTACGATCGCTGGATGTCAACGCTGCTCGGCTACGCGGCCGTCCAGGAGATCCTGGAGTCCACGGCCGAGGACGCGCCCGTCATCCTGGGCGTGCGCCGTAACCGCATCACCCGTATTCCCCTGATGAAGGCCGTTCATGACACGCGTGCGGTGAAGGACCTGATCGCGGCCGGCGACTACGCGGCGGCCCAGGCCTCGCGCGGCTCATCCTTCTCGTCGATGGTAGGTATCAATCAGATCCTGTCCACGCCCCCGCAGCTCACCCCCGAGCCGACCGGCGAGATCAAGCGCGTCGCCATCCTGCACGCGGGCGGCCTGGCTCCCGGCATGAACACGGCGGCTCGCGTTGCCGTGCGTCTGGGTATCGCGCGAGGGTGGAAGATGCTCGGAGTCGACGGATCGTGGTCCGGCCTCGCGGATGACCGCGTGCGCGAACTGAGCTGGTCGGACGTTGAAGGCTGGGCCTTCAAGGGCGGCGCTGAGCTCGGTACCAAGCGTGACATTCCACCGGTTGAGCAGTTCTACGCGCTGGGCCGCGCCATCGAACGCAACGATATCGATGCCCTCCTCGTCATCGGCGGTATGAACGCCTACCTGGGTGTTCACGCAATCACCTCGGAGAAGGACCGCTACCCGGCGTTCCAGATCCCGATGCTGCTCATCCCAGCTTCGATTGACAACAATCTGCCCGGCTGCGAGCTCGCGATCGGCACGGACACTGCGATCAACAACGCGACGTGGGCGATCGACCGCATTAAGGAGAGCGCGGCGGCCTCCAAGCGCTGCTTTATCGCCGAGACGATGGGGCGACGCTGCGGCTACCTGACGCTCATGAGTGCGCTGTCCAGCGGCGCGGAGTACATGTACATCAACGAGGAGTCCCCTTCCCTCGAACAGATCGCAGCGGACGCCGATCGGATGGTGAGTTCCTTCAAGTCGGGCCGTCGCCTCTTCCTGACCCTCGTCAATGAGTCGGCGTCCCAGTACTACGACCGCGAGTTCTTGGCCGACGTGTTCAACGCCGAGTCCGAGGGGATCTACGACGTGCGGCACATGGCTCTTGGGCACATGCAGCAGGGCGGCTCGCCCTCGCCCTACGACCGCCTGCTCGCCACGCGCCTGGTGGCGCGCGCGTTTGGGCAGCTCGTGGACCAGTTCGAGCGCGGCGACCGCGGAGCCTACTACATCGGCCAGGTTGGAAGCGCCGTCGAGGCCCGCCCGGTCAAGAACATGTTCGACGACCTCGACATCGAGAATCGTCGTCCCTTCGTCCAGTGGTGGCGTGACCTTATCCCCGTCCAGCGCATCGTGTCGCTGCAGAACCCGGGCATCGAGGCGACCCCCATCCGCATCGACGATCCGGTCGCCTGA
- the pgi gene encoding glucose-6-phosphate isomerase, translating to MSDIPVIDPTMTPAWDTLDQLADNFDPDLRKLFADDPTRTQTFTFDAADLHVDLSKNLVCPTLVGHLLALAEQTGVLELRDRMYAGEHINVTEDRAVLHTALRRPATDSLTVDGQDAIADVHEVLEQVYAFARRVRSGEWVGITGKPVKTVVNVGIGGSDLGPVMAYEALKPFVQEGLECRFISNIDPTDAGETTKDLDPETTLVIVASKTFTTLETITNAKVVRAWLLDALRERGIVSDEASEKEAIAKHFVAVSTALDKVAEFGIDPANAFGFWSWVGGRYSVDSAVGTSLAVAIGPEGFADFLAGFNAMDRHFAEAAPEKNVPLLMGLLNVWYSNFLGADTHAVLPYSQYLHRFPAYLQQLTMESNGKSVRRDGSPVTYETGEVFWGEPGTNGQHAFYQLIHQGTRMVPADFIAFANPTWALGDGDADMHELFLSNFFAQTKALAFGKTSEEVRAEGTPEAIVSARVFTGNRPTTSIMAPSLTPSVLGQLIALYEHITFVEGAVWGIDSFDQWGVELGKVLAKQILPAIEGSSEALDAQDQSTRALIEYYRANRTK from the coding sequence ATGAGTGATATCCCCGTGATCGACCCGACGATGACCCCCGCGTGGGACACGCTCGACCAGCTGGCCGACAACTTCGATCCAGACCTGCGCAAGCTGTTCGCGGACGACCCCACCCGTACCCAGACGTTCACTTTCGATGCGGCCGACCTGCACGTCGACCTGTCGAAGAACCTCGTATGCCCCACGCTGGTGGGCCACCTCCTCGCCCTCGCCGAGCAGACGGGCGTCTTGGAGCTGCGCGACCGCATGTATGCGGGCGAGCACATCAACGTCACCGAGGACCGTGCTGTCCTGCACACCGCGCTGCGTCGCCCCGCGACCGACTCCCTGACGGTGGATGGCCAGGACGCTATCGCTGACGTACACGAGGTGCTGGAGCAGGTCTACGCCTTCGCCCGCCGCGTCCGCTCCGGCGAGTGGGTCGGCATCACCGGTAAGCCCGTCAAGACCGTTGTTAACGTCGGTATCGGCGGCTCCGACCTGGGCCCCGTCATGGCCTATGAGGCCCTCAAGCCCTTCGTGCAGGAGGGCCTGGAATGCCGCTTCATCTCCAACATCGACCCCACCGACGCGGGCGAGACGACGAAGGACCTGGACCCCGAGACGACCCTCGTGATCGTTGCCTCCAAGACCTTCACGACGCTTGAGACCATTACGAACGCCAAGGTCGTGCGCGCCTGGCTGCTCGATGCGCTGCGTGAGCGCGGTATCGTCTCCGACGAGGCTTCCGAGAAGGAAGCGATCGCCAAGCACTTCGTGGCCGTGTCCACCGCCCTGGACAAGGTCGCCGAGTTCGGCATCGACCCCGCCAACGCCTTCGGCTTCTGGAGCTGGGTGGGCGGCCGCTACTCCGTGGACTCTGCCGTCGGCACCTCCCTGGCCGTCGCGATTGGCCCTGAGGGCTTCGCTGACTTCCTCGCAGGCTTTAACGCGATGGACCGCCACTTTGCCGAGGCTGCGCCCGAGAAGAACGTGCCCCTGCTGATGGGCCTGCTCAACGTGTGGTACTCGAACTTCCTGGGTGCCGACACGCACGCCGTTCTTCCGTACTCGCAGTACCTGCACCGCTTCCCCGCGTACCTGCAGCAGCTGACCATGGAGTCCAACGGCAAGTCCGTGCGCCGCGACGGCAGCCCCGTCACCTACGAGACCGGAGAGGTCTTCTGGGGCGAGCCGGGCACCAACGGCCAGCACGCCTTCTACCAGCTGATTCACCAGGGCACCCGCATGGTTCCCGCCGACTTCATCGCCTTTGCTAACCCGACGTGGGCGCTGGGCGATGGCGACGCCGACATGCACGAGCTGTTCCTGTCGAACTTCTTCGCGCAGACGAAGGCCCTGGCGTTTGGAAAGACCAGCGAGGAGGTTCGCGCCGAGGGAACGCCGGAGGCCATCGTCTCTGCCCGCGTGTTCACCGGCAACCGTCCCACGACCTCGATCATGGCCCCGTCCCTGACGCCGTCGGTCCTGGGCCAGCTGATCGCCCTGTACGAGCACATCACCTTCGTCGAGGGCGCGGTGTGGGGTATCGACTCCTTTGATCAGTGGGGCGTCGAGCTGGGCAAGGTCCTGGCCAAGCAGATCCTGCCGGCGATCGAGGGCTCGTCCGAGGCCCTGGATGCGCAGGATCAGTCGACTCGCGCTCTCATCGAGTACTACCGTGCGAACCGCACGAAGTAG
- a CDS encoding ABC transporter permease produces the protein MRTFIQLCRVTAMRALREPVTVIFALLFAPAFIGCMGLIFGNNPVPEFGGKGFLEANFTAFPGIVIAISALIIVPVDLVTQRGAGVLRRFRATPLNPALYLAADVVSRLTLGLVSFAAMYAIAVLGFGVRPASAGAFISALAATMLGLAAFLAAGYLIAGRFRNVGAAQGLGNILMYPLIFTSGAAVPLAMLPPSILSIAKYSPMTQLTYLTRGLWDGEGWAQHWVAALVLIVFGGVCATAAARFFRWE, from the coding sequence ATGCGCACCTTCATTCAACTGTGTCGCGTCACCGCGATGCGCGCACTGCGAGAACCCGTCACCGTCATCTTCGCGCTTCTGTTCGCCCCCGCCTTCATCGGGTGCATGGGCCTCATCTTCGGCAACAACCCGGTACCCGAGTTCGGAGGAAAAGGATTCCTCGAGGCAAACTTCACCGCTTTCCCCGGGATCGTCATCGCGATCAGCGCGCTCATCATCGTCCCCGTCGACCTCGTGACCCAGCGGGGGGCGGGCGTACTGCGCCGCTTTCGCGCCACCCCACTCAACCCGGCCCTCTACCTGGCCGCCGACGTTGTCTCCCGTTTGACGCTCGGCCTCGTGTCCTTCGCTGCCATGTACGCCATCGCCGTGCTCGGCTTCGGGGTACGCCCCGCATCAGCCGGAGCCTTCATCTCCGCACTCGCAGCTACTATGCTCGGCCTGGCGGCTTTCCTGGCAGCGGGCTACCTCATCGCCGGGAGATTCCGTAACGTCGGCGCCGCCCAGGGGCTGGGAAACATCCTGATGTACCCACTCATCTTCACCTCGGGCGCCGCGGTTCCCCTGGCGATGCTCCCTCCCAGTATCCTCTCCATCGCGAAGTACTCGCCGATGACGCAACTCACCTATCTCACACGAGGCCTGTGGGATGGCGAGGGATGGGCGCAGCACTGGGTGGCAGCGCTTGTCCTCATTGTCTTTGGCGGAGTCTGTGCCACCGCAGCCGCTCGTTTCTTCCGCTGGGAATAA
- a CDS encoding ABC transporter ATP-binding protein, translating into MTTPAIRATDVTKRYGDLTAVNGVSLEVHPGEIFGIIGPNGAGKTTFMECLEGLRRPTSGTIDVLGEDPSRPSTRWRERIGVQLQTAALPPKITVNEAMALFASMYSDPADPAQLLNELGIAAKGRSYVDKLSGGQRQRVFIALALLGKPEVVFLDELTTALDPQARLAMWDVVRCIRQGGATVVMTTHYMEEAEALCDRVAVIDAGRLIALDTVPGLIASIAKGTKVQLRTSQQLTRGIVDEIDGISDVMIAGTSVSMLWSGSGIPQAAIAAIEATGLTVTDIRTSSPGLEDVFLALTGRNMRQEA; encoded by the coding sequence ATGACAACCCCAGCTATCCGCGCGACGGATGTCACCAAGCGCTACGGCGACCTCACCGCCGTAAACGGCGTATCACTGGAGGTCCACCCCGGCGAGATCTTCGGAATCATCGGCCCCAACGGGGCAGGCAAGACGACGTTCATGGAATGCCTTGAGGGCCTACGCCGCCCCACGAGCGGTACCATCGACGTCCTGGGTGAGGATCCCTCCCGCCCCTCCACACGATGGCGAGAAAGGATCGGCGTCCAGCTACAGACAGCAGCCCTGCCCCCCAAGATCACCGTCAACGAGGCGATGGCACTCTTCGCCTCCATGTACTCCGACCCCGCCGACCCGGCTCAACTCCTTAACGAGCTCGGCATCGCAGCCAAGGGGCGTTCCTACGTGGACAAGCTCTCGGGCGGACAGCGCCAACGAGTCTTCATCGCTCTCGCCCTCTTGGGCAAGCCCGAGGTCGTGTTCCTCGACGAGCTGACCACAGCCCTCGACCCGCAGGCGAGACTGGCCATGTGGGATGTCGTACGCTGCATCCGACAGGGCGGAGCCACCGTGGTCATGACCACCCACTACATGGAAGAGGCTGAGGCCCTGTGCGACCGTGTCGCCGTCATCGATGCCGGCCGCCTCATCGCACTCGACACCGTGCCCGGCCTCATCGCCTCCATCGCGAAGGGCACGAAGGTGCAGCTGCGCACCTCCCAGCAGCTCACCCGCGGCATCGTCGACGAGATCGACGGCATCAGCGACGTGATGATCGCCGGGACCTCCGTCTCGATGCTGTGGTCGGGCAGCGGCATCCCCCAGGCTGCCATCGCAGCCATCGAGGCCACCGGCCTCACCGTGACAGACATCCGTACCAGCTCCCCCGGCCTCGAGGACGTGTTCCTCGCACTCACCGGCCGCAACATGCGTCAGGAGGCGTGA
- a CDS encoding AbrB/MazE/SpoVT family DNA-binding domain-containing protein, with protein sequence MTPRNPAHYGPGGRGFFGTVTVGTRGQVSIPAQARKSLGLEPGDQLVVLTDPSQGLALIPLSVLVSQHADTNPIAALVRNTMAGTMPPEADSGPADAAPAS encoded by the coding sequence ATGACACCACGCAACCCCGCGCACTACGGACCCGGAGGGCGCGGATTCTTCGGAACCGTCACCGTGGGAACTCGAGGACAGGTCTCGATCCCCGCCCAGGCTCGCAAGTCCCTCGGACTCGAACCCGGCGACCAGCTGGTCGTCCTCACCGACCCATCCCAAGGCCTCGCCCTCATCCCACTATCGGTTCTCGTCTCCCAACACGCGGACACGAACCCCATCGCGGCTCTCGTACGCAACACCATGGCGGGCACCATGCCCCCCGAGGCGGACAGCGGCCCCGCAGACGCAGCCCCCGCCTCGTGA
- a CDS encoding endonuclease/exonuclease/phosphatase family protein has product MKPLSAATAACLPLSLCLLAAAPALADPPRSSTTDVLTVATFNASLNRDAPGQLLDDLATADNAQASNVAETIQRVNPDIILINEFDYDATEAAVDLFRTNYLEVPHNGAQPVSYPYSWSGSVNTGIPSGFDLDGDGSTSGPSDAWGFGKFPGQYGFVVYSKYPIKDEQVRTFQHFLWKDMPGALLPTNSDGTGWYSNEVLDRFPLSSKTHADLPVDVDGTTIHVLAAHPTPPSFDGAEQRNKKRNFDEIRLWADYVSNQADYLYDDNGVRGGLSADANFVILGDYNSDPLDGDSYPGAIDQLLTNSRVVDTVPTSLGGQLEAELQGGANLTHRTEPKYDTGDFNDTPRPGNLRIDYVLPNTGTQVEDAGVFWPTREDEAFRLTGLYPFPTSDHRLVWSKLRFPRSFAPSEPSPRASHPETPPPSSEGPRLANSGAHSGLLGLVVAAGVGGALLLARHRAYLRSRV; this is encoded by the coding sequence ATGAAGCCCCTCTCGGCAGCCACCGCGGCGTGCCTTCCCCTATCCCTGTGCCTGCTGGCGGCAGCCCCCGCGCTCGCCGATCCCCCGCGGTCGTCGACGACAGATGTCCTCACGGTGGCCACCTTCAACGCTAGCCTTAACCGAGACGCCCCGGGTCAGCTTCTCGACGACCTGGCCACAGCAGACAACGCCCAGGCATCGAACGTCGCAGAGACCATCCAGCGGGTGAACCCAGACATCATTTTGATCAACGAGTTCGACTACGACGCCACCGAGGCTGCGGTTGACCTCTTTCGCACGAACTACCTCGAAGTCCCACACAACGGTGCCCAGCCCGTGTCCTACCCCTACTCGTGGTCGGGTTCGGTAAACACGGGCATCCCCAGCGGCTTCGACCTGGACGGGGACGGAAGCACCTCCGGCCCCTCCGACGCCTGGGGATTCGGCAAGTTCCCAGGCCAGTACGGATTCGTCGTCTACTCCAAGTACCCGATCAAGGACGAGCAGGTTCGCACCTTCCAGCACTTCCTATGGAAGGATATGCCGGGCGCTCTCCTGCCCACCAACAGCGACGGCACCGGCTGGTACTCCAACGAGGTACTCGACAGATTCCCCCTGTCTTCGAAGACTCACGCGGACCTGCCGGTCGATGTTGATGGCACGACAATCCACGTGCTGGCGGCGCACCCAACGCCACCGTCATTCGACGGTGCCGAGCAGCGTAACAAGAAGCGGAACTTCGACGAGATCCGGCTGTGGGCGGACTACGTCTCGAACCAAGCCGACTACCTGTACGACGACAACGGAGTGCGGGGAGGCCTGAGCGCAGATGCCAACTTCGTGATCCTCGGGGACTACAACTCGGACCCCCTTGACGGGGACTCCTACCCGGGTGCCATCGATCAGCTGCTAACAAACTCCCGAGTGGTGGACACGGTGCCGACCTCACTGGGAGGCCAGCTCGAAGCCGAGCTTCAGGGAGGCGCAAACCTGACGCACAGGACGGAGCCCAAGTACGATACCGGCGACTTTAACGACACTCCACGGCCAGGGAACCTGCGCATTGACTACGTCCTACCAAACACCGGGACCCAGGTCGAGGACGCGGGGGTGTTCTGGCCGACGCGCGAGGACGAGGCTTTCCGTTTGACCGGTCTGTATCCGTTTCCGACCTCGGACCACCGCTTGGTGTGGTCCAAGCTGCGTTTTCCGCGCTCTTTTGCACCGAGTGAGCCGAGCCCAAGGGCGAGCCACCCCGAGACGCCTCCCCCTTCGAGCGAGGGTCCCAGGCTCGCGAACTCGGGGGCACACTCGGGTCTTCTTGGCCTCGTCGTGGCTGCGGGAGTGGGAGGGGCCCTTCTCCTGGCCAGGCACCGTGCCTACCTGAGAAGCCGGGTATAG
- a CDS encoding YhfC family intramembrane metalloprotease, which yields MVSTASLVSMGVSALAALVLPIVILVAARRRWRFSLWSAAVGALVFVVFALILEGGVHALVFSAFPNLASKPVLYTIYGALAAGVFEEVGRVCGFAVLRASDRRPDDVGRALGSGIGHGGIEAILLVGVSMVSSLVTSVSIINAGASEAFLAGLPDAQRDTVARQFDSLINAPAPFYLLSIGERAIAIALHITLAVLVWMAFTGRIRRWWILGAILAHALADAGAALYQSGAASVFVAQGWALIVTIVLVLAVRKLYVSTKVPLAHGGAQAS from the coding sequence ATGGTTTCAACAGCTTCCCTGGTATCCATGGGCGTGAGTGCTCTGGCCGCGCTCGTCCTGCCGATCGTCATCCTCGTTGCCGCTCGGCGCAGGTGGCGTTTTTCCCTGTGGTCCGCCGCCGTCGGCGCGCTGGTCTTCGTCGTCTTCGCTCTTATCCTCGAGGGTGGAGTGCACGCGCTGGTCTTCTCTGCCTTCCCAAACCTGGCCAGCAAACCGGTGCTCTACACGATCTATGGAGCGCTCGCAGCCGGGGTGTTCGAGGAGGTGGGTCGAGTCTGCGGATTCGCCGTGCTACGAGCGAGCGACCGGCGCCCCGACGACGTTGGGCGTGCCCTCGGGTCGGGCATCGGACACGGAGGCATCGAGGCAATACTTCTCGTGGGAGTATCGATGGTCTCTAGCCTCGTGACCTCGGTCAGCATCATCAACGCGGGGGCGAGCGAGGCATTCCTCGCAGGCTTGCCCGACGCCCAGCGAGATACCGTCGCCCGCCAGTTCGACTCGCTCATCAACGCACCCGCGCCGTTCTACCTGCTGAGCATCGGCGAGCGCGCCATCGCCATTGCCTTGCACATCACCCTCGCCGTGTTGGTCTGGATGGCATTCACTGGGAGGATTCGCCGCTGGTGGATCCTCGGAGCGATCCTCGCCCACGCTCTGGCAGACGCAGGGGCGGCCCTGTACCAGAGCGGGGCGGCGAGCGTGTTCGTGGCGCAGGGGTGGGCCTTGATCGTCACCATCGTCCTCGTGCTCGCGGTGAGGAAACTCTACGTCTCCACGAAGGTGCCGCTTGCTCACGGAGGCGCGCAGGCCTCGTGA
- a CDS encoding ABC transporter permease yields the protein MSAFTGLRRCLRLATRRYRWQALAWMVPLWLFLLGHPIALQRTYPSFEERTSLLAQMRDAPSVRLLFGPLPAAGSVGEFASWEDGGYLLWFVAIMAVMLTTALARRDEQDGHVEVVLGAGAGGWTPFASATTWALGAMALTGVGLAASLIGVNAVVGETPLRGALIFGGVAIAQGWAFTGIALVASQLVRDTSAARGLCFTVFGGAFAIRVLADETGATWLRWLSPLAWRDVAEPFGAERVWAFAVFALVATALVALAALLHSRRELLGAVLADRSVSARRWRVRGPLGLTARLGVRRLAAWAFALALTGALFGVMSGGLSDLIANNPSSAAYIEKMAPEMRPVVQYTTLLSVVIVALVSTAVVQRVLGLAASEEHGLSEAVLAWGVPRTRAFVAIVADAIGTGVVLLVVSGTVLSAATSTQVSEDHAAGRALISTLTQLPGVVAAAGIAALLVGAAPRCRSLAWTVIGWSTFVRFFGGLIGLPKWAQDLSVLGHVVDPWGTTHWLPLAVQLGVGVTCCAGAMIAYRVRDIPA from the coding sequence ATGAGCGCGTTCACGGGACTGCGGCGGTGCCTGAGGCTGGCGACGCGACGCTACAGGTGGCAGGCGCTCGCGTGGATGGTGCCGCTGTGGCTGTTCCTCCTGGGCCACCCGATCGCCCTGCAGCGCACCTACCCCTCTTTCGAGGAGCGCACCTCGCTCCTGGCCCAGATGCGCGACGCGCCCAGCGTGCGCCTGCTGTTCGGCCCCCTGCCCGCCGCCGGCTCCGTGGGGGAGTTCGCCAGTTGGGAGGACGGCGGGTACCTGCTGTGGTTCGTGGCGATCATGGCGGTCATGCTCACGACCGCACTGGCCAGGCGCGACGAGCAGGACGGGCACGTCGAGGTCGTCCTCGGGGCGGGCGCAGGCGGCTGGACGCCCTTCGCCTCGGCGACCACGTGGGCGCTGGGTGCCATGGCGCTCACGGGCGTGGGCCTGGCGGCCTCGCTGATCGGCGTGAACGCCGTCGTGGGCGAGACGCCCCTGCGGGGGGCCTTGATATTCGGCGGCGTGGCCATCGCCCAGGGATGGGCTTTCACGGGCATCGCGCTGGTGGCCTCGCAGTTGGTGCGGGACACCTCGGCCGCGCGGGGACTGTGTTTCACAGTCTTCGGGGGGGCCTTCGCCATCCGCGTCCTGGCCGACGAGACGGGGGCCACGTGGCTGCGCTGGCTGAGCCCCCTGGCCTGGCGGGACGTGGCCGAGCCCTTCGGGGCGGAGCGCGTGTGGGCGTTCGCCGTTTTTGCGCTCGTCGCCACCGCGCTGGTGGCGCTGGCGGCGCTGCTCCACTCTCGCCGGGAACTACTGGGGGCGGTGCTGGCCGACCGCTCCGTGTCCGCCAGGCGGTGGCGCGTGCGCGGCCCGCTGGGCCTGACCGCGCGCCTGGGCGTTCGGCGCCTGGCTGCCTGGGCCTTCGCACTGGCGCTCACAGGGGCGCTCTTCGGCGTGATGTCGGGCGGGTTGTCCGATCTGATCGCCAACAACCCGTCGAGCGCGGCCTACATCGAGAAAATGGCTCCCGAGATGCGGCCCGTCGTCCAGTACACCACGTTACTCTCAGTCGTGATCGTGGCTCTTGTGTCCACTGCGGTCGTCCAGCGGGTGCTCGGCCTGGCGGCCTCGGAGGAGCACGGTTTGTCCGAGGCGGTCCTGGCCTGGGGTGTCCCACGCACACGCGCGTTCGTAGCTATCGTGGCCGATGCCATCGGCACCGGAGTGGTCCTGCTCGTCGTGTCGGGCACCGTGCTGTCGGCGGCCACGTCTACCCAGGTGAGCGAGGACCACGCCGCCGGCCGGGCTCTCATCTCGACACTCACCCAGCTGCCGGGAGTCGTGGCGGCGGCGGGCATTGCCGCGTTACTGGTGGGTGCAGCGCCCAGGTGTCGATCCCTCGCATGGACGGTCATTGGGTGGAGTACTTTCGTGCGCTTCTTCGGGGGCCTCATCGGCTTGCCGAAGTGGGCGCAGGATCTCAGCGTCCTCGGGCACGTGGTCGATCCTTGGGGAACGACCCACTGGCTGCCCCTTGCCGTCCAGCTCGGCGTCGGCGTGACATGTTGTGCGGGTGCCATGATCGCCTACCGAGTGCGTGACATCCCCGCGTGA
- a CDS encoding ABC transporter ATP-binding protein, whose amino-acid sequence MSDLIEAEGLIKSFGRAKALDGLNLGVGKGQIHGFLGPNGAGKSTTIRVLLGMYHTDGGRARVMGMDPAREASAINRRLAYVPGSVSLWPSLTGGQVLDTLAGLRGSRDRAREEELTERFELDTTKKVRTYSKGNAQKVALVAALSAPVDLFILDEPTSGLDPLMERVFTDVVREAADGGATVLLSSHILAEVQDLCSHVTIIKDGRTVESGDLSYLRSLAETAIRVGVGQSDVRRPRLVEALAGLGAPVRSTGTHVETRVPSSLVPAVLGVVAELGADDVQVEPASLEDLFMSHYSGDQGAAS is encoded by the coding sequence TTGTCTGATCTCATCGAGGCCGAGGGCCTCATCAAGAGTTTCGGGAGGGCCAAGGCCCTGGACGGCCTCAACCTGGGGGTCGGGAAGGGCCAGATCCACGGTTTCCTCGGCCCCAACGGCGCGGGGAAGTCCACGACGATCCGCGTTCTGCTGGGCATGTACCACACCGACGGCGGCCGTGCCCGGGTCATGGGGATGGACCCCGCCCGCGAAGCATCCGCCATCAACCGCCGCCTCGCCTACGTGCCCGGCTCGGTGAGCCTGTGGCCCAGCCTCACGGGCGGGCAGGTGCTCGACACCCTGGCGGGCCTGCGCGGCTCGCGCGACCGCGCCCGCGAGGAGGAGCTCACCGAGCGCTTCGAGCTGGACACCACCAAGAAAGTGCGGACCTACTCCAAGGGCAACGCGCAGAAGGTGGCGCTCGTGGCCGCCCTGTCCGCGCCCGTGGACCTGTTCATCCTCGACGAGCCGACATCGGGCCTGGACCCCCTCATGGAGCGGGTCTTCACGGACGTGGTCCGCGAGGCCGCGGACGGGGGCGCCACCGTTCTGCTGTCCAGCCACATCCTGGCGGAGGTGCAGGACCTGTGCTCGCACGTGACGATCATTAAGGACGGGCGCACCGTGGAGAGCGGTGACCTGTCGTATCTGCGCTCCCTGGCCGAGACCGCCATCCGCGTCGGCGTCGGGCAGTCGGACGTGCGGCGCCCCCGCCTCGTCGAGGCCCTGGCCGGGCTGGGTGCCCCCGTCCGCTCCACCGGCACCCACGTGGAGACCCGCGTCCCCTCATCCCTGGTGCCCGCAGTCCTGGGCGTGGTCGCGGAACTGGGCGCGGACGACGTCCAAGTGGAGCCCGCAAGCCTGGAGGACCTATTTATGAGCCACTACTCGGGGGACCAGGGGGCGGCGTCATGA